A region from the Thermodesulfobacteriota bacterium genome encodes:
- a CDS encoding HDOD domain-containing protein — MGTIPVNRLKENMVLAEDVRDLNTRLLLAKNLKIQSKHVRILKMWGIAEVKVVADEPDFAETPAKEIDSEALDTLKKRTQHLFRHVDLQHPAMQELFRLSVLYKIQQDTYISEKKKMGIIADAKEKLITDLRNNIAYQKIKLPEIPSTVFELNEIIANPLASADDIARVVSKSPSLTAILLKIVNSPVYAFPTRVDTISRAVTLIGTQEISGLALGISVISIFKDIPQDMIDMHLFLKHSLICAIISRVLCAYKNITQTEQLFVSGLLHDIGRLVLYKYYPEPFKQILFRAESSKELLHTQEKKGLGCKHTDIGKDLLKKWKIPLSIGNNVFYHHNPSGANNQAHATIVHLADIIAHSLEIGTSGERFVPNFDHQAFGRLGISPSCFDSVIRLATHQFNAIESFFN, encoded by the coding sequence ATGGGTACCATTCCCGTAAATCGCTTAAAAGAAAATATGGTGCTGGCAGAAGATGTTAGAGATCTGAACACAAGACTTCTTTTGGCAAAAAACCTGAAAATACAATCAAAGCATGTTAGAATATTAAAAATGTGGGGAATCGCCGAGGTAAAGGTAGTGGCAGATGAACCGGATTTTGCAGAGACCCCCGCAAAGGAAATTGACTCGGAAGCACTGGACACATTAAAAAAAAGGACACAACATCTATTCCGCCATGTCGATCTTCAACATCCGGCCATGCAAGAACTTTTCCGCTTATCTGTTTTATATAAGATTCAGCAAGATACCTATATATCCGAAAAGAAAAAAATGGGGATAATAGCGGATGCTAAAGAAAAATTAATAACTGACCTGCGTAATAATATTGCTTACCAAAAAATTAAACTTCCAGAGATCCCCTCAACAGTATTTGAGCTAAATGAAATTATTGCAAACCCTTTGGCCTCTGCCGACGACATTGCCCGGGTCGTTAGCAAAAGCCCCAGCCTGACAGCAATCCTGCTGAAAATAGTCAATTCGCCAGTCTATGCCTTTCCCACCCGAGTAGATACCATTTCGCGGGCGGTAACACTCATCGGGACCCAGGAAATATCGGGTCTTGCATTAGGAATCAGCGTTATTTCTATTTTTAAAGATATTCCTCAAGACATGATTGACATGCATCTTTTTTTAAAACACAGTCTGATATGCGCGATCATTTCCAGAGTTTTATGTGCATATAAAAATATAACTCAAACAGAACAGTTGTTTGTATCAGGACTCCTGCATGATATTGGCAGGCTGGTACTTTATAAATATTACCCTGAACCGTTTAAACAAATATTATTCAGAGCTGAAAGTTCAAAAGAACTTCTTCATACGCAAGAAAAGAAAGGCCTTGGCTGCAAACACACAGATATCGGCAAAGATTTATTAAAAAAATGGAAGATTCCCCTTTCCATTGGAAACAATGTATTCTATCATCACAATCCCTCAGGTGCAAATAACCAGGCACATGCGACCATTGTTCACCTGGCGGATATTATTGCCCACAGCCTGGAAATTGGAACCAGTGGGGAAAGATTTGTTCCAAATTTTGACCACCAGGCGTTTGGCCGCCTCGGCATTTCACCGAGCTGTTTTGATTCTGTGATACGCCTGGCCACTCACCAGTTCAATGCCATTGAAAGTTTCTTTAATTAG